The genomic window AGCGCGCCCGCCGTCAACAGGCCGGTCACCAGATTGGTTTCAGATCCGATCTGAACCACGGCCTGCATCATCTGCACCCCGTCATCGACCAGGGTCTTGATGGTCTGGTCGCCGACCTTGCCGATATCCTCCGCCTTGGTGACGGTTTGAAAGTAGGACTTGTCGACGATCGGCGTCAGCTCTTCGGCGATCTTCGTGTGCAACTTGTGCAGGGTATCGAGCTGACGCTCGAGACGCACGCGCAGATTGGATCTCGACACGATGACCGTGTCGAGATCGGACAGATTGTTCTCAAGCAGGCGCGCGGCCGTTTCAACATTGCCGAAAGCTTCCTTGCTCGAGCCGGCGCGAACGCGGTCGATCAGCGCGCGCAACTGCATGCTGCGGTCGTCAATCTGTGAAGCGATCGTGCGTTGATCGCGGACGTTGTCGGCGCTGACAAAGCGCGCCGCAGCGGCCGAAATCTCACCGGACATCACCGACAGGCGCAGGGCCTCGGTCATCAGCGGTACTTCGCGCTGCGCGACACGCTCGACGCCCCTTTCGGTCGACTGGAAGGATATGATTGCAACCGCAGACGCGATCACCGTCATCAGCGCGGCCGCGCCAAAGGCAAGCTGCAGCTTGACCTTGATGCCTGAACGCAACAGCAAATTGGCGGGATTGATCCAGTATCCGACCGATTTCAGCGCACGCGCGACCTTCATCTTCATTCCCCCCGGAAACGGCGCAATCCCGCTTCCCTCCAGCTACACGCATCAGTTCAGCCGGCCGCCGCCCGACAGGAACGGCGGCCGGACACTCAATTGGCCGACACCCTGATCAGCTTCTCGACGGCTTTGAATGAACCGTCGGGCTGAATCACGGTCATGAAAACCTTGCCCAAACCCTCGTTGTCCTGCGGGCCGAAGGTCATCTCCAGGCCGCCAATGTCGAACTTGCCGGTATCCTTGATGGCTTTCAGCAGGCCGGCGCGGGTCGGATTCGGTCCGGTTTTCTCAAGCGCCGCGATGGTCAGACGGCCGACGAGATAGCCCTCGAGCGAAACGAATTCCGGCTCGGCTTTCGGGTCCTTTGCCTTGATCGCGGCGTGATAGTCGGCAACCACCTTGAGCGACGTATCCCAGGGAAACGGAACGACCTGGCTGACGATCACGCCATTCCCTTCCGGGCCCAGCTCCTTGGCGAGCGGACCGGCGCCGACAAAAGAAATGTTCACAAAGACGGGATTGAATTCGATCTTGCGCGCCAGCTTGATGAATTCCGCGGACGGCTTGTAGGCGCCGACCATGACAACGGCTTCCGGCGCCGCCTTGCGCACGGCCAGCAAGGCCGTCTTGATCGCCGTGGTGTTGCGCTCATAGGTGCCTTCCGCGACGATCTCCAGCTTGCGCTTGTCCATGGCTTTCTTGAAGCCGGACAGACCCGCGCGCCCATAGGCGTCGTCTTGATAGAAAATCGCAATCTTGCTGATGCGCAGGTCTTCCGTCAGATGCTTCACCCAGGCTTCGGTTTCTGCGTCGTAGCTGGCGCGAATGTTGACCACATTGTCGCGCTTGGGGTCGCGCAGGAATCCGGCGCCGGTGAAGGCGCCGATAAACGGCATTCTGGCCGCAGCCGCGAGTGGCTGGGTGGCAACGGAGGTCGGCGTACCGACCGCGCCGATGAGCGCGAAGACCTTGTCCTCTTCGATCAACTTGCGGGTGGCAGCGATGGCTTTCGACGGTTCATAGCCGTCATCGACGCTGATGAGCTTGAGCTTGCGCCCATGCACGCCACCCTTCTGGTTGGCTTCGTCGAAGGCTGCTTCCAGACCGGCTTTCATGCCTAATCCCAGTGCGGAGGCGGGACCTTGCAGGACCGCCGCCTGACCGAAGGTGATCGAATCTGCGCTGAGCCCATCTTCAGCGTGCACACGAGTTGCGACCCCCGACAGGGCGATGCAGCCGGCCAGCACGATGGCGATGCGCACCATCGGCTTGCCGTTCGCGCCGCCCTTCGGCGATGCAACCCGCGGATGAAATGTGAACGCTTGTGGTAAATGGATCATTACCATTTATACCTCCTCGGTTCTTCCTGATGACCGAGCCCGCGGCGTTCTCTGCCAAAGCGCCTGAGCACAAATGAAAAAGCGGCGGAACAGGCCTTCCCAGGTCCGCCGCCGCGACAAATCGAATCATGCGGGAATGCCCCGCGGCTGATCCGCATTCCATTTTCGACGCGCAGTACGAGACGCAAACCCCATGGGGTCTGCGGTTGCTGCCGTCATTGCTTGTCAGGGAATCGTCGCGATGCTGCCCCAATCACCCTGAAACGAGTCTAGGATGACAAGAATTACCGTTCGGATAATTCCGGGCAGTCGCCTGTGAAATATCTCAGCCCCGCGTGCGGCTGCCGAGGTGTTGGCGCTGCTTTTCTTCGGCTTTGCAGCTGAAAACGACGGCGGAGTGCCGGGATGCACTCCGCCGCGCATGCTCTTGCGACGAATGGTCTCAGAATTCCTGCCAGTCCTGACCGACCGCCACCGCGCGAATCTGTGGCGCGCTTTCGTGCGGCGAGGACTTGGCGGATGCGGCGTGTCCGCGCCGGCCGGCCGAACGGGACGCAGCCATGTCGGCTTCGTCGAGTCGGAAGGCACCGATGCGCCGATCCATCGTCTCGGATTGCTGTTCCAGCATTTTGGCGGATGCGGCATTTTCCTCGACCAGCGCCGAGTTCTGCTGCGTTACCTCGTCCATTTGGTTGAGCGCCTTGTTGATCTCCTCGATGCCGCCCGCCTGTTCGGCGCTTGCATTGGTCATCTCGGCCATGATGTCGGCCACCTGCCTGATCGAGTCGAGTATCTCATTCAGCGAGCCGCCGGCGCGGTTGACCAGGTCGACACCGTTCTTGACTTGATCAGCGCTGCTGATGATCAGGTCCTTGATGTCCTTCGCGGCCTGCGAAGAGCGCTGCGCCAGAGTACGCACCTCGGAGGCGACCACCGCAAAGCCGCGTCCGGCCTCGCCGGCGCGCGCGGCTTCAACCGCCGCATTGAGGGCGAGCAGATTGGTCTGGCGCGCGATCTCGTCGATCACCGAGATGATGTCTGAAATCCTTCCAGAGGATTGTTCGATCTCCGCCATGGCGGCGACCGCCTGCGCTACCACCGCGCCGCCGCGATCGGCAACCTCGCGGGTTTGCCGGGTAAGCTGGTTCGCGTGCTGAGCATTCTCCGCATTCTTCTTCACGGTCGCCGCCATCTGTTCCATAGACGATGACGTCTGCTCAAGGCTCGCGGCCTGTTCCTCGGTGCGCTGCGACAGATCTGTTGTTGAGGTCGCGATTTCGGCAGCCGCGTTAGAGACTTCGGCGGAAGAGATGACGATATTTCGGATCGTATCCTGCAACTGCGCCATCGCACCGTTAAAGTCGTCGCGAATCTGTCGATAGGATTCAGGAAGATCGGTCATTCGGAACGTCAGATTGCCTTCCGCCAGATTCCTCAGTCCCTGCGCGATCGAATCGACGATCTTTGCATGTTGCGCGTCGGCCTCAATCCGGGCTTGCTCGATGGCTCTCTTTTGCGCCTCGATCGAGCCATTGACCTTTTCAGCAGCGATGCGGAAAGACCCCTGCAAGCCGGTAACGACGATACGGCGATAATGGATGTTCCGGCACGCGGCATCGAGGCTCGCGGTTGCCTCCCGAATAAAGGCGTCGCAGCGGTCAATCACATCATTCACCTTGTGCTGCACGTCGCCGAGACTTCCACCCTCGCTGATATTGGTGATACGCGCCTCGAAATTGCCTTTCCTGATCTCCTGAGCAACCGATCCGATTTTGGCCAAAACGGCCGAGTGCGCATTCTTTCGCGTCGAGCTGACGAGCAACAGGACGAGGGCGATCGCCGACACCACCATTGCTCCAACTTCAACAAGCCGATAGCCAGAAAAACCGCCTATGAGCGCGCAAACTGACGCGACCAGCGCGACGCCGCCAAAGAGCTTCGTTGCCATGGCGGAATCAAACCGAGAACATAAGTTCATCATAAGGCTTTCCTTTCGACTTCGCCCAGGCGGTTAGATATTCGAAGCCTGCGGCGAGCGCCTGCTTGCCGTTACTATGCCGACTCTCTTCCCTCAACATCGCGGAGTACAGGGGCGCTATCGTGTTGCTGAGCGCATCGCGATCCGGAGCGCGACGGTTCGAATGATAACCGACGATCTTTCCGCTCTCGTCATATGATGGCGTGACATGCGCGAAGACCCAGTAATGGTGTCCGGCTTTTGTCATGTTCTTGACATATGCAAAGATCTCGCGCCCATCGAGAATGGAATCCCACAACATTTTGAAAAGGGCGCGCGGCATATCGGGATGCCGAATGACGCTGTGCGGCTTTCCAAGCAGTTCCGCTTCGGAATAGTCCGCGATCCTGCAGAACTCGTGATTGACATAGATAAGACGACCCTTGAGGTCGGTTTTTGAGACGATCATGTCTTCCTCGCGAAAGAAGACTTCCACATTGGTTGGCACGATAGCTTTCGTCATGACACTCTCTCGGTAAGATATCGACTGCGAACTACTGAATTCCTGAAGGCACTTGTGTCGGACACGCGCGAATCCGCAGCGAATTTTTTAAATGGCGACATTGCATTCTCGATCATGAAGGAGTCGGCTAAGATTCATAATTTCGGCTTTCGGGCTGCGCGGCAGCGGTCCCGAGTACCGGTCATGAATTTCAGCTCAGACACAACCTCGCGGGATCCCTGCAACAACGCACAGGTGATTGCCGTAACTACTTGCCTTCGGCGGGTTCGCATGGCGATGCTTGAAGAGCATCTGCGTCGAACGACGAGACGAAGCTCTGGGCGAGAGCGCTGATAGCGAATGCGCGTCTCGTCCATCACGCAACATCAAGCTGCCGCAGCCATTCGATTTGCATGACTGCATCCCCCTCTCCTCAGCAGCCGCAACGCAAGCGAGAGGAGTTTGTCGATTTGGCCTTGATGCGCCGTTTATTTTTTCTGGTCAGGGCGACTGGCGAAATGATGCGGGGCAGCGCAAAAGCGCGATACCGAAATAGCAAATGATCAATGGCTATTCATCTGGGATTCGAGTACGCGCAAAAATCGCTCTTTTTGGCGAGCAGGCTTGCTTGGACGGACGGCCGGCTCTCCAGTGGGCAGAAAAATAAACTCTACGCCGCCGTTCTCCAGGGCCGTTTTGATCGCATTTAGCACATCGTCGCGCAGGCTTGACTGGCCGTCATTCTCCTCCAGCCGGCGCACGGTCGATACCGAGATATTAGCGGCCTCCGCGACATCTTTCACAGTCCAGTTCAGGATCGCCCGTGCCGCGCGAGCCTGAGCACCCGTCAGCCATTTTGCACCCGCAGCGGCGGCAGCCCCCTGGAACACATCAATCAGGATCCCGGCCCATTCCTTCACTTGCCCGTTCGATCCCCGAACCGGCGCGGCGCGCGAGTTGAACCAGCGATAGGAACCATCCTTCTGCCGCACGCGATAGGTTGCCGAATAGGGGATTTGAAGGGCAATCGCGTGAGTGCGAGCCGCCACCACGGCATCACGGTCTTCGGGATGGAGACAGCCCAGCCAGCCGCCCTCCCGATATTCCGCCAAAGTCTGCCCGGTCATTTCCCGCCATTCCGGAAAATCGCTCATCTGACCGTCGGGCGACGCCGTCCAGAGAATGATCGAAACCGCGCGCGTCAGCGTGCGATAACGCTCTTCAAGTGTTCGCAGTTCGACGACAGCGCTCTGCTTGGCACTGACATCGTAGATGAGGCCGACAACACGAGCGGGCCGACCACGGATGTTCATCACCGCTTCGCCGCGATTGGCCACCCAGCGGATACGTCCGTCGCGACGGATGATACGGAAATCGCGTTCGATCGGAATCCCCTCCTGCACAATACGATCGATATCCTGGCGGCTGAGCCGATCCTCGGGATGCATCATGCTGCGGAACAGAGACAATGAGGGCTCGGCCGACCCGGGATCAAGGCCGAGCAGGGCGTAGAAGCCGGGCGACCATTCCATACGGTCGGTCTCGATATCGAGCGACCACAGCCCGACGCCGATCTTCTCCTCGACAAAACGCAGGGTATTAACCGCGTCTTGATCCCCATCGAACGGAAGAAACATGTAAAATAATCTGCTGAATATTCCGACCTGTCCAGTCAAGCGGCAAAACAAGTTTGCAATTCTGCACTTCTTTGCACGGTTGAAAGCGCAATCAGAATTGCTCCCTTCACCGAGAAAATATGTTTTGCCTCAAACACTTAAAGAGACGGGCGGGAAAGCTGCCGACCCCTTCACACGTAATTGTTACCTGAAGCAACCATTAGGTTACCCTAGCAGTAGTCCGGTTGTGGCGCGCCCGACTTCTCAGAAGTCCTGCCAATCCTCACCCACCGCAACCGTGCGAAACTGTCGCTTGCTTCCTAGCGGCGAGCGCCGCCAACAAAAAGGGCGGCCGGCGGCCGCCCTCGCAATGTCATCTGTGCGACGACTTTAGAATTCCTGCCAATCCTGATCGTCGACCAGCGCATTGGCGCCGATGGTGCGCGGAGCCGGCCGGTCGCGACGCAGCACCGCGGGACGCGGCGCCGGCCTCTTGGCGACCACAACACCGCGCTTTGCCGTCGGCTTGCCCGCAGCCGCGACAGCGCGCTCTGGCGAGGCGCTTTTCACTGAAGCTGGTCGGACCGCCGAGGATTGCGCCGGTTCCAAACGGAAGAAAGCGATGCGCTCGCTCATCGCCGCCTGCTGCTCCTCCAGAGTCTTCGCCGTGGCCGCGTTCTCCTCGACCAAAGCCGAATTCTGCTGCGTCACCTCGTCCATCTGCGTCAGAGCACGGGTGACCTGGTCGATGCCGGATGCCTGCTCGTTGCTGGCATTGGCGATGTCGGACACGATGGTGGCGACGCCCTTGATCGATTCAACGATCTCGCTGAGCGAGGCGCCGGCGCGGTTCACCAGGTCGACGCCCTCTTTGACCTGTCCAGCGCTGCTGGTGATGAGATCCTTGATATCCTTGGCCGCCTGCGAGGAGCGCTGCGCCAGGCTGCGGACTTCGGAAGCCACCACGGCAAATCCGCGTCCGGCTTCGCCGGCACGCGCGGCTTCCACCGCCGCGTTGAGCGCCAGCAGATTGGTCTGGCGGGCGATCTCGTCGATGACCGAGATGATGTCGGAAATCTTGCGCGAGGAATCCTCAATGCGAGTCATAGCGGAGACCGCTTCCGACACAACCTTGCCGCCGCGGTCGGCGACTTCCCGCGTCGCGCGGGTAAGATCGTTGGCGCGCGTCGCATTCTCGGCGTTGTTCTTCACAGTGACGGAGATTTCTTCCATCGACGCTGAGGTCTGTTCGAGGCTCGCCGCCTGCTCTTCCGTTCGTTGCGACAGGTCGACGGTGCTGGCGGAGATTTCGGATGCCGCGTTGGCAAGCTCCGCCGTCGTCGCAGCGATCGCGCGAATGACATCCTCCAGTTGCGATGCCATGCTGTTGAAGTCGCGCTGCAGCTCCTGATACTCCTCGGAGAATTCCCCGGTCAGGCGAACCAGCAGGTTGCCTTCCGCCAATTCAGATACAGCACGGCTCAAGGCCGTGATTGCCTCTGTCTTGTTCTGGATGGCAATGTTGCGCGTATTCTCCAATTCCCGACGCGCCATTTCGGCGCTGTCCAAATAAGCAGAAATGGCGAGATCCATGTCGAGGAAGACGCTCTTGACCAGCGCGCCGATCGCTTGCGCGGCTTCTCCAGCCTTCTTGCTTTTGCCGCCGAACGCGCCTTTCGGCCAGTAATTGTCGATTGCGGCGCGAATCAATTGCTCGGTGATCAATGCGTAGCCGCCGATATACCAGCGGGCGTCGAGACCGATCCGGGCATGGGTCTGGCCGATCGTGCGCACGCTCTGGGCATACTCATCGCTGAATTCGCCGGCGCTGATCTTGCTCCAGTGCTTCAGCTGTGCGCTCTTGGCGGTCTGGATATGGGCGTCGTCTCTGAAGAAACGGCTGGTCTCGGGAAACTGCTTCACCCGCGCATAGAAACTGTCGAGCGCCTGCGGCAGTTCCTTTTCGATCAGCGGCTTAAGGGATTTTGTTGCCTCACGAGCGGAGGCGTCGAGTTTCATGAATTCAAGACGCTGACTGAGCGTCCGTTCTTCCGGCATTTCACATCACCCTGTCATGGATAGAGCGTGCGACCGCAGCGCTCCGGCTTGTGGAGAATAACGCAACACTACGCAACGCGGTGAAGACGCAGGACTGTCCGCAACGCAAACGGAGCGGCGTTTCTCAGGACAGCAGGTGATGCAGATCGATGATGGCTATCATGCCGCCTTCGATCGTCACCAGGCCGGACAGAAAATCGATGCGCGCGCTTTGCGCAGCCCGCGGCACCGGCTGCACCTGTGAGGCTTCGAATGACACAATGTCGAGCACGCGATCAGCCAGGAGGCCCACCTGCATGTCCTCCACCTGCACGATGATGACGATGTGCATCGGCGTCGCCTCGGTCAGCCCTTGGCCGAAACGGCAGCGCAAGTCGATAATCGGCACCATGACGCCGCGCAGATTGAGCACGCCGCGCACATAATCCGGCTGCTTCGGAAGATGCGTGATCTCGGACCAGCCCTTGATTTCGCGCACGGCCATGATGTCGACCCCATACTGGTCGCTGCCGATCGCGAAGCTGATCAGTTCGGTGGCAATCGATTTGTCGCCCGCCGGCTCGGATGCGTTCCAACCTGCGGCTGACTGTTCGGACGTGGCGATTGCCTGCGCTGTCATGTGCTCATCCACTCGTTGCAACTTTTACGAATGCGGCGAATCAGCCGCCCTTGCCGGATCGACCGGCGGTGTCATCATGCCGAGAAAAAGGTTTAAAATTCCTGCCATTCCTGCTCCGCGGCCACGGCAACCGCGGTGCCGCCACGGCGGACGGCCTTGCCTGCCGGGCGTTTCAGGACGGTTACAACGCTTGGCTTTTCAGCCACTTGGCGGGTAGCCGGCGCATAGCTGAAGAATCCGACCTGCTCGCTCATGGCCAATTGCTGGTCTTCCAGGGTCTTGGCAGTGGCGGCGTTTTCCTCGACCAGAGCCGAGTTCTGCTGCGTGGCTTCGTCCATCTGGCTCAGCGCCTTGTTGATCTGGTCGATGCCGGAGGCCTGATCGGAACTGGCCGCGGCGATGTCCGCGACAATGGCGGCGACGTCCTTGATCGAATCCACGATCTCATGCAGCGAGGTGCCGGCCTTGTTGACCAGTTCCACTCCCTCATGCACCTGGCCGGCCGAATTGATAATCAGGTCCTTGATGTCTTTCGCCGCCTGCGCCGAACGTTGCGCGAGGCTGCGGACTTCGGAGGCGACCACCGCGAACCCGCGCCCGGCCTCGCCGGCGCGGGCGGCCTCCACGGCTGCATTCAGCGCCAGCAAGTTGGTCTGGCGCGCGATCTCGTCGATCACGCTGATGATGTCGGCGATCTTGCGTGAGGATTCCTCGATCCGAGCCATCGCCGTCACCGCTTCCGCCGCCACCGTGCCGCCGCGGTTCGCGATTTCCCGCGTATTCTGCGCCAGTTGGTTGGCATGTTGGGCATTCTCGGCATTCTTGCGCACCGTCACCAAGATTTCTTCCATCGAGGCCGAGGTTTCTTCCAGGCTTGCAGCCTGTTCCTCGGTGCGCTGCGACAGATTGGTCGTGCTGGTGGAGATTTCGCTCGCCGCGTTGGACACTTCCGAGGTGGACTGGGCGATATTCTTGATTGTCTCCTGCAACTGGGTGATCGCCGAATTGAAGTCATCCTGAATCTTGACGTAGTCGGCGGAGAACTGATCGGTCAGGCGGTAAGTCAGGTCGCCACTGGCCAGCCGTTCAAGCCCGGCGCCGAGACCTTCCACCACCTTTGCCACCTGCCGGGACGCTTCCGCCCTGGCCGTTTCGTTGCGCGCGCGTTCCTCGTCGGCCGCGCGGCGCTGTTCCTCCGCCTGAGCCTCCGATTCCCGAAGCGCCAGCGCGTTGTCCTTGAAGACCTGCACCGCCTTCGCCATGCTGCCGACCTCGTCGCCCCGCCGCTGACCATCGACGTCCACGGTGAGATCGCCCCGGGCCAGAATTCCCATCGTCTTGACGAGTTGCGCCAAGGGCCGGACCACGCTGCGCCAGGTGATCAATACGCCGGTGACGGCGCAGAGAATAGCAATGACCCCGAGCGCGCCCATCACAAGCCCCATGCGCTCGATGGCGGCGGCAAGTTCGGCGTTGATGCGTTCGGCGCGGCGCTTGTAGAGCTGCGCCAGCGCCTCCAGATCCTTGTTCAGGGCCGAGCGCACAGAACGGTTTGCTTCATTGTCGCCCCATTGGCGCCCCGCCTTGGGATCGACCTCAGTCCCCAGCCGCACCAGCTCGCGGCGGAAATCCTGGAACTGCGCGATCCGCTTCGAGAAAGCCTCGAACTGGGCGGCGTCGTCGGCCTGCACCACGCCTTTCCACGCGCTGACCACATCGGCGATCTGGCCATTGAATTTCAGAAGATTGTTGCCGAACCGCTTGGCCGTTTTGATGTCCGGCGACATGTAGATGCCGCGCGATTCCATCACCACGGCATAGATCAGGCTGTTGACCCGCTCGACATTCTGAGCGCCGGCAAAGGCGGACTGGAGCTGTTCAGACAGAATTTCATTATTGCGCGAATTGACGACCGCGTATCCCGCCAAAACTACTGTCAAGGTACCAAGAAGGGCAAACAGCGCGTAGAGCTTGGTAGAAATGGAAATGGCGGGCAGTCTGAGCATCGAAGCAATTCCTCGTCTGAAGTTCCTTCCCGCAGCGATTGCGGGCGCGGTCGCAGTCACCTTGTAAGTTCCAAAGCAAAAGGCCGATTCGGCGCGCCCATCACACGCCGTATCGACCTCGACATTTCACAGAGATGATTAGAATTTATTTAATGCGCTTTTTCGCGACATGGAATGTCATCCACCATCGTCAGAACTCCTGCCACTCGGAATCTTCCTTCAGGGCGGCCGCGAGATTGGCCTGCATGCGACCCACCGGGCCGCACTCGGCCACACTCGGCTTCCGCACTACAGCCGGTTTTGGCGCAGGCCGCAGCGATGCGGCGGTTGCATCGGCGGCCTTCGCGACCTGGGCGCCATCAGCGTCGAAGCGGAAGAATCCGACCTGCTCGCTCATGGCGAGTTGCTGATCCTCGAGCGTCTTCGCCGTGGCCGCATTTTCCTCGACCAAAGCCGAGTTCTGCTGCGTCACTTCGTCCATCTGCGTCAGCGCCTTGCTGATCTGATCGAGGCCGCTGGCCTGCTCTGAGCTGGCATGGGCAATCTCGGCGACGATGGTCGCAACATTCTTGATCGATTCGACGATCTCATTGAGTGACGCGCCGGCCTTGTTCACCAGGTCCACGCCTTCCTGCACCTGACCCGACGAATTGGTGATCAGATCTTTGATGTCCTTGGCGGCCTGCGAGGACCGCTGCGCCAGGCTGCGCACCTCCGACGCGACCACCGCGAAACCGCGCCCAGCTTCGCCGGCACGAGCGGCTTCCACCGCGGCGTTGAGCGCCAAGAGGTTCGTCTGCCGCGCGATCTCGTCGATGACGCTGATGATATCGGCGATCTTGCGCGAGGATTCCTCAATCCGCGCCATCGCCGTCACCGCCTGCGCCACCACAACACCGCCGCGATTGGCGACATCCTGCGTGCCTTGAGTCAACTGATTGGCATGCTGGGCATTCTCGGCGTTCTTCCGGACTGTGGCGGAAATCTCTTCCATGGACGCGGAGGTTTCCTCGAGGCTTGCCGCCTGCTCTTCGGTGCGCTGCGACAGGTCGGTCGTACTGGAAGATATCTCGGAAGCGGCATTCGACACCTCGGCATTCGCCCGCGCGATGTTGGCGATCGTCTCCTGCAATTGCGCGATGGCGTCGTTGAAATCGTCCCGGACCTTCCGATACTCGTCGGCGAATTCGTCGGTCAGACGATAGGTCAGGTCGCCGCGCGCCAGACGCTCGAGGCCGTCGCCAAGGCCGGTCACCACCTTCTGCACCTGCAGCGCGGCCTCACGCTGTGCCGCTTCATTTCGCGCGCGCTCGGCTTCCGCCGCCCGACGTTGTTCGGCGGCCGCCGCTTCCGCCGCCTTTAAGGCCAGAGCATTGTCCTTGAACACCTGCACCGCCTTGGCCATCGTGCCGACTTCGTCGCCGCGCGACTGACCATCAATCTCGACCGACAGATCGCCATTCGCGAGCACGCCCATGCGCTGGGCGAGCTGCGTCAGCGGCCGCGAAATCTTGAACATGGCGATCCACAGACCCAGCCCCAGGCAGATCAGCAAAGCCGAAAAACCCATAATGTAATTGGTGAGAATGGCCGTCTTGGCGGAGGCCGAGGTGACGGCGGTCACCGCATTGGTCTGCTTTTCGAGATCGCCGGTGAAAGAGATCATCTCCTTCAGCATGTCGTCGATCTTCTTCTCGGCGCTGCCCATCACCATCGTTGCCTCGGTGATGTCCTTCTGGCTGAGGTCAATCACTTTCTTGGCGAGCTGATGCAGCTCGGCGAAATTGGCGAGGAATCTATCGTAGGTCGGCTTGTTTTCGGGGTTGGCCCGGGTGGCGTTGCCGAGGAATATCTGGGCGCGCTTGTAGCCGTCGTCGACATCGAACACGCCGCGCTTGGCCTGATCGGACCCGATATCCATGCCGAGAGTGCGGAAGGCGCCAAAGCCGATATTGGTGGCCTGACGCGTGGCGCGGGTGACCTCCAGCCGGGCCGGAACGAGCTTGGTGTTCAGTTCATCGTAGGTCCTGTCGATCTCGCTCATCATCAGCCCGCTCTGGATCACCAGAAACGCGGTGACGACGGCGAGGACCCCGATAACGCCGACGATCTTCACCGAGATTTTGAGGTGGTCGAGAAACTTCATGAAGGCCCCCATCCAGCCGAATCGCATACGGCCGAATTGTCGGGACCTGATCTCAAAATTTCCTTTAACCTTGGCCGGACGGCCACCTGAATGGCCAGCAAGGAGCTGACCGCCGCGGCACAATCTGTCTCCTTCACAAGATCAGAATTCTTCCCATTCCGCCTCGGCTTTCAGCGCCGTGGCGAGATTGGCCTGCATGCGTGCGACGGGGCCGCGCGCCACCTGGGCCGCCTTCTGCGGGACGGCCCTTGTCTGCGCCGGCTTGCGCGCCGGTTGCAACACATGGCCGCTGTCCTGATCGAAGCGGAAAAACCCGACTCGTTCGTTCATGGCCGACTGCTGATCTTCCAGAGTTTTTGCCGTCGCCGCATTCTCTTCGACCAGAGCCGAGTTCTGCTGCGTCACTTCGTCCATCTGATTCAGCGCCTTGTTGATCTGATCGATGCCGGAGGCCTGCTCGGCGCTGGCATTGGCAATGTCGGCGACGATCACGGCAACATTTCTGATCGATTCCAT from Pseudorhodoplanes sp. includes these protein-coding regions:
- a CDS encoding methyl-accepting chemotaxis protein; the protein is MKFLDHLKISVKIVGVIGVLAVVTAFLVIQSGLMMSEIDRTYDELNTKLVPARLEVTRATRQATNIGFGAFRTLGMDIGSDQAKRGVFDVDDGYKRAQIFLGNATRANPENKPTYDRFLANFAELHQLAKKVIDLSQKDITEATMVMGSAEKKIDDMLKEMISFTGDLEKQTNAVTAVTSASAKTAILTNYIMGFSALLICLGLGLWIAMFKISRPLTQLAQRMGVLANGDLSVEIDGQSRGDEVGTMAKAVQVFKDNALALKAAEAAAAEQRRAAEAERARNEAAQREAALQVQKVVTGLGDGLERLARGDLTYRLTDEFADEYRKVRDDFNDAIAQLQETIANIARANAEVSNAASEISSSTTDLSQRTEEQAASLEETSASMEEISATVRKNAENAQHANQLTQGTQDVANRGGVVVAQAVTAMARIEESSRKIADIISVIDEIARQTNLLALNAAVEAARAGEAGRGFAVVASEVRSLAQRSSQAAKDIKDLITNSSGQVQEGVDLVNKAGASLNEIVESIKNVATIVAEIAHASSEQASGLDQISKALTQMDEVTQQNSALVEENAATAKTLEDQQLAMSEQVGFFRFDADGAQVAKAADATAASLRPAPKPAVVRKPSVAECGPVGRMQANLAAALKEDSEWQEF
- a CDS encoding methyl-accepting chemotaxis protein; the protein is MLRLPAISISTKLYALFALLGTLTVVLAGYAVVNSRNNEILSEQLQSAFAGAQNVERVNSLIYAVVMESRGIYMSPDIKTAKRFGNNLLKFNGQIADVVSAWKGVVQADDAAQFEAFSKRIAQFQDFRRELVRLGTEVDPKAGRQWGDNEANRSVRSALNKDLEALAQLYKRRAERINAELAAAIERMGLVMGALGVIAILCAVTGVLITWRSVVRPLAQLVKTMGILARGDLTVDVDGQRRGDEVGSMAKAVQVFKDNALALRESEAQAEEQRRAADEERARNETARAEASRQVAKVVEGLGAGLERLASGDLTYRLTDQFSADYVKIQDDFNSAITQLQETIKNIAQSTSEVSNAASEISTSTTNLSQRTEEQAASLEETSASMEEILVTVRKNAENAQHANQLAQNTREIANRGGTVAAEAVTAMARIEESSRKIADIISVIDEIARQTNLLALNAAVEAARAGEAGRGFAVVASEVRSLAQRSAQAAKDIKDLIINSAGQVHEGVELVNKAGTSLHEIVDSIKDVAAIVADIAAASSDQASGIDQINKALSQMDEATQQNSALVEENAATAKTLEDQQLAMSEQVGFFSYAPATRQVAEKPSVVTVLKRPAGKAVRRGGTAVAVAAEQEWQEF